TTGTAAATGGTTCATCTAAATATTTGCTTAAAATTCTTTCTTCTCCATCAATAAGTGTTACATTCTTACCACTCATTTCAAAAGCTTCAACCAACTCGATCCCAATATATCCTGCACCTACTACAACAATGTTTTGTGCATCTTTTGCTTTTTCAATAATTGTGTTGGCATGGTGGAAGTTCTTACATAAAAGGACATTCTCCATGTTAATTCCTTCTATTTTCGGTATGACTGGCCAAGAGCCTGTTGTCATGACAAGTTTGTCAAATGTATCTTCAACTTTTTTATTCACTGTCAGATCACGAGCTTCAATTGTTTTCTTTTCAATGTTAATATCTAATACTTCATGCTTCATTTTCATCTTTACGCCGTGCTTTTCTAATTCTTCAGGAGAGCAATAAAATAAACCATTAGGATCTTTCACCACTCCGCTAACATGTAAAGCAATCCCACAAGATAAAAAAGAAATATTATCGTTTTTTTCATAAACTGTAATTTCTGCCTCCGGGTAAAGCTTAATCATATTTGAAACAGCAGCAGTGCCTGCGTGTGTACATCCAATAACAGCAATTTTCATTTAGTATTCCTCCTAAATTATATTGTGAAGTTCTTCACATAAATTTGTGAAATATTTCACATTCACTTGATGTCTTTATTATATTTTACTTTTTTCAAAAAGACAATACCTTTTTGTGAAGTTTTTCACAAACTTATTTAAAAAGGTGCAGCCTCCTGTTTTTGTGAGGTTGCACCTTTTATACTTTTCAATTTATTCTTGATCAATATCAATTGTTACCCCTTCAACAAACTTACGATCCATTAATTTTTTCTTCTTTCTTATATCTTTGGCGTCAAAAACCTGGTCCATGTCATATTCATTCGGATACAGTTCTTCCGCTTGGATAAAAGGCTTTACTCGCTTGTGATTTAGCGTCATTTTTTCTCCTTTTACAATTAGCTTCATTTCTCCAATAGCATTGGCTGTCATTTCAACAATTCCCTTTGTATGAAGGTGAGGAATCCAGACTGCATCCCCTATTTGGTAGTTTCTTGTATGCTTTTCACTTCTTACTTTTTCTATTTTACGTTCAAATTTTTTCCTATTCTTTGTTTTAGGAACAATCGCTACTTCTTCTGTTGATCGGGAGTTGGAAATCTCTTTTGCTCGGTTGATAATATTGGCGGGCATACCAAGCTTCTGCGCAATCGAGAATGCCTGACTATCCCCTCCTTTACCTACAATCAGTTTATAAAGAGGTTGAAGAGTATGAATATCAAAATCCATTGATCCATTTTGAAAGCCTTCTGCTTTTTCAGCATAATCTTTTATTTCACTGTAATGGGTTGTAGCAATTAGCATAGCGCCTGAGTTATAGATTTCTTCTAGTATAGAAATGGCTAATCCCATTCCTTCACGTGGATCTGTTCCTGAGCCAATCTCATCTAAAATAACAAGAGTATCTTCACGTGATTGTCTCAAAATATCAATCACATTTTGAATATGTGATGAAAACGTGCTTAATGAATGCTCGATGCTTTGATGATCACCAATATCAACAAAGATGTTTTTTACAATGCTAAACGTACTGAAAGAGTCAGCCGGTACATGAAGACCTGATTGAACCATCATTGATAACAAGCCAACCGTTTTTATTGTGACTGTTTTACCTCCTGTGTTAGGACCTGTGATGACAAGTGCCATATATTCTTGGCCTAATGATAAGGTTAAAGGAACAGCATTCAATCCTAATAAAGGATGTCTGGCATTGAATATCTGGAAGCCTTCATACTGCTTTATTTGGACTTCATTTCCTTTCATCGATTGACTTAACTTTGCTTTAGCAAATATAAAGTCATAAGATACCATTCCCTCTATGTTAATTAGGAGTTCTTGTTTGTATGAGGCAGTAAGATCTGTTAAGTGGCCCAAAATCTTTTGAACCTCCACCTCTTCTTCTACTTTTAAATAGCCAAGCTCATCTTGAAGCTTATTTAAATCATGCGGCTCCATAAAAACGGTTTGCCCACTTGAAGATTGATCTACTATAGCTCCTGAAAACTTCCGCTTGTATTCATTTTTCACCGGGACAACATACCGTCCATTCCTTACGCTTACAACTTGTTCCTGAAGATAGCTTGAAAAAGATTTCATGATTTGCGTTAGTTTTGTTTTAATCTTTTCTTCAATTGTGATGATCTTGCCTCTGATCTTGGTTAATGACCGGCTGGCATAGTCATCTACTTGATTGTTTCTTATACAACGTGAAATTTCATCAACCAGATCAGACAGTTCATACAAAGAATAGGCATAAGAACTTATTGTGGGTGCATGGTATTCCTGCTTTATCATAAATCTTTTGATTTTCTTCACACTGTCTAAAAAAGCTCCTAAAAATTCAAATTGCTCTGGAGTTGGCA
This Metabacillus endolithicus DNA region includes the following protein-coding sequences:
- a CDS encoding endonuclease MutS2 codes for the protein MNNKTFEVLEFNKVLELLSEFAMSEKAKIRSRELTPITDEGKIKRWLNETSEACTIIEKSSSIPVHSLHGVEQILTLADKGYMPTPEQFEFLGAFLDSVKKIKRFMIKQEYHAPTISSYAYSLYELSDLVDEISRCIRNNQVDDYASRSLTKIRGKIITIEEKIKTKLTQIMKSFSSYLQEQVVSVRNGRYVVPVKNEYKRKFSGAIVDQSSSGQTVFMEPHDLNKLQDELGYLKVEEEVEVQKILGHLTDLTASYKQELLINIEGMVSYDFIFAKAKLSQSMKGNEVQIKQYEGFQIFNARHPLLGLNAVPLTLSLGQEYMALVITGPNTGGKTVTIKTVGLLSMMVQSGLHVPADSFSTFSIVKNIFVDIGDHQSIEHSLSTFSSHIQNVIDILRQSREDTLVILDEIGSGTDPREGMGLAISILEEIYNSGAMLIATTHYSEIKDYAEKAEGFQNGSMDFDIHTLQPLYKLIVGKGGDSQAFSIAQKLGMPANIINRAKEISNSRSTEEVAIVPKTKNRKKFERKIEKVRSEKHTRNYQIGDAVWIPHLHTKGIVEMTANAIGEMKLIVKGEKMTLNHKRVKPFIQAEELYPNEYDMDQVFDAKDIRKKKKLMDRKFVEGVTIDIDQE